The stretch of DNA ATGATGGCGGCCTCAGAAAATTTAAGGGAAGATGagtaaaaaatgcaaaaataaaaaaaatctaataaatttttatcattatcattTCAGCAacttactgaaatgttttttgctcatttttctaATTGGCTGATTAGCAAATTTATCAAGCTGCCTTGCTCCTCAAGCTAGGGTAGGAAGCGCAATTTGACAAGTTTCTGACcagaaaaatggttttaaaaaaaactccctgctgcagataaaaacaaaaagtttatttaaatattggaAAGGGTATCCCATTCCAGAAGCTAATGCTATCCATGGTGTGGAAAAGTTTGGGAACCTttgatgtaaataataaatattggcCACATGCATTTTGTAGCCTTTACAAGGGAATGAGTATTAATCCAGCAGAGTATTTGACCACTGGTAGAGTTCCTTTTATTGGTTTGTTTACTacataaatgttgcttttgttaCAGTAGACTGAAAGTTTAATGTCAGCCTGCTTTATCCATTATACACTAGTTCAGATGTGTAATAGAAAGGTTTGATGGTGAGACAAAGATTGAGATGTTTGTTCATAGTGACAAAAGAATGTCAGGAGGAGTCAAAGTGACCCAGGGAACCAACTGTCAAGCACAGTGGCGGGAGGTTCAGGCTGGTGGGATGATTTTCTGTCAGTGGGACTATTACACAAATagagaagaacaaaaatgtttttaaagatgcatttcAGGTggattaaacaataaaaaaatttaattcgtTAATGTTACCTCAATTTAACAGCTGTCAAATGCAGTTAAAACATTGAAGGATTGTgcataaaagttaaatttgtgaAAGGCAAATCAACCAATTTCAATGATTCTGTGACAAACAGTGGCCAAATATCCAGACAGAAAGCTGCCAGGAGGTTGTTGATGGCTACAAAAACAGTGCAGTCATGGTGCAACTTGCTGAAAAAGATTGAACCAAATACTAGTATGGGTGTATGTTCTCTATATAGAGcctgttaatttaaaaaaccgAAATAAATCCAAACTTGTTCACTTTCCAAAATCCATAAAGTTTCATATTGGGTAATAATTAAATCCTGGAAGCAGAATAGTTcagatgtaaaattaaaaagctaaaattattACAAATCTGACCATGATAAGTGGGTGGAAACTTCTGAGGAGAGCTGTAACCCAAATCAAAAGAAGTATGTACGCAAGCTTTTCATGACCTTTCACCTTAATTGTAACAGAGGCTGCTTTCTCAATCATCTTATATACTTTCAACACTTTATGTTTAATATCTGTGAAAAAACATTGATACAGAATAAGGTTAGGCagtaagaacaaaataaaaagaacaatatgATGGACAATAATGACCATGATGactcttcattttaaaattgtaaacccattacattttatcataaaatgtgCCTGATAATCTGTGAGAAAGGTATCAGATAAGTCCATGTATTGATCCTGTTGGAACAAGTGAAATGTGATGCTGGACATTTGTGCCTTTGTGGTCactgtttgtctgtctggaCTCTGATATATTTAACCACTCACGTCCCACTGAGCCTTTTCTAGGTCCTGGAGTTCCTGAACTGGGGGTGTGGACCAGATGGGGGAGGTGTCCACGCAGAGGCCCACATTAGGGCCGGTGTAACCTTTCCTCCAGATTCCCCGGCTCGTCTAAATGGCCTGCCCCACTTATATGACAAACAGACTGCTGTACTCAGTCCCAACTTCTTGTCATTCCTCTGAGCTAACTGGTTTTCTCCGTAGCTCCTCCCTCAACTGCTCACTAACAGCTGGCACTGAAACCGTCCCCAATGCTAACTGAGGTCATGCTTATGTGAGTCATACCTGGGTATGGCCTTCCTTCGTATCCGGCGCTGCCAGAGCTGGGAAAACACACCCACTGAACTCCCCTTTTTTGTTGCAGGCAAGCTGCTAACAAAACAACAGGTCAACAACAAAACGGACACGAGAAGCAATCAGGTTTCTctctgaaaaataacaaaaacagcacAAGTCTGCGCTCATAAAGTCCACACAAGGGTTGTTGAGCTCTTTGTTACGTTCAGATACAGACGTTATTTTCTTTAGTTACACATGAAGAGTTCATTTTGGATGTATAATGATTCATTTTCCACCAGTTTGGCATTTTAAGGAACATATGACCAGGGCCAGATTTACAGGCTTTTGGCTCCTGGAGCCAGTGTTGGTGCCCTCTCCACTGCAGAAAAATAACTCTACTGATACAAATTACAATACATTAATAGTCCTCAATGAACTGGTACAAGCCAGGTTTAATATGTTCCCTGAGCAtcttaaaaaattacaatatcttcataattttcaaatacGTTAGTATTGTTTGTATTTGGAAAAATTGGGGTTGATGTCGATATCCGATGCTGTTATGGCCGATAAACgatatttaccaatattgtatatattatattttaaatatttatctgctATTTCTTTGTTGGACTGATAcctacatgtttaaaaaaaattactaatattGCCCGATACCAACTTTAGTATCAATATATTATGCATATATCGTAATATTGTGGGATTTTgtattgaaataatcaatagagaaaaacatatatatatgaataataGTATGTGATGTCATATTTGTATATGTACCCATGATTGAGCTATAGTTACACTATAAGAACAGGACAGCCAAAGGATTTACactaaagaaataattaaaagaaagaaaaattatgacaagaaattattaaaattatgacgaacgagaaacaaaacattatgtttttatgttttctgcagaaaacataaaagatgtgtgtctgctctgtcttctcaaaccctCAACATATGTATCCCATTTTTATTctaacagaaattaaaaacaatgtaaaatattaagACTTGTACAGTTTGTAACGTACATGCTTCAACAATATCTCATATGTGGTGGTGCAATTAACTGCAAACCAGCTGATTTTCTGCTTTTCGCTGTTACAGAGCTGCACAAACATCAAAACGTGACAGAAACCCGCGCTTTGCTTCGCTGTCAGTGTTGCGTTCAAGGGCAATTTGAACGTTCAAGAATCTCTTTCATAACAACACTTTCAATAGATCTTTTGGTAACAAGGGAAAGTCATGTTCAAGTtatatgtgttttaaatatttatttaaacaaattgcatgtattttttacattttcttatttatttatgtactcatttattttgtcatttagttatttatttatctgttgtCAATTTTGACAAAATTCCTAAGGACATATTGGCAGCTAGTGGCCAAATACACTTTAGGTTGGTTTGGatcatttattttcctcattCCTTATCCATATCttccttttgaaataaaatcattatttcAAAACCTATATCCTAAGTTAGTCAGGTAATGTTTGACTGAaagcaaaatttgtttttcacctTTACAGAGTGAAAAATCATTAAGGGTGCAAATACTTGTTCACAGCTCTGAAAATAGTTCAGCTAAATTAATAAACTTCGCCTGAGAATGAAACTAATTCATTTCCAGATTTATTCCAACTGTCCTCAAACGCAGCATAGACCGGGCCGACCTTTCGCCCACTTCAGCGACTGCCAGTTCACTGGGTTCACCCTGACACTGCTGACTCTGTGGCCACGCCCACCAACGGCCACGCACCCTATTTCCTCCAACCGTCCAGCGAGCACGCACTGTTCACGCGCCCTCCGCTCTCCCATTGGTCAGCGCGCCGCACTCGCTGTGCGGCGATTGGCTGAGTGTTGCCACCGTTGAGTACGtgttgtgagttttgtttttctgtccctGCCCATGTTTTACACACACGGCTCAgctgagaggaaaaaagagagacGATCTGAAGTCCATCCTGGACCAGGCTGAAGCTCCCTTTGTTCCACACTGGCATCAACAAAATTAACGGGacattttttctctgtttgcttcAGAGGCGTCAGGAAATATTAATGACATGGACTTACAGGAGgtgagatcattttaaaaatctttgttattttgttttccaaacagTCACATAATGTTCTCTTGCTTACTCCCTGCTATTAAACCATTGTCAGGAGCTAATTTACACACATTGTCAAAGTTTTTAATGATATATTTTATACTGATCATAGttgaaatatgtatttatttaagaaactttttttcagtctttaatacaaaatgtattatttcatgaatttaaaaaataaaaataaaaaaaacaaccagaaggCAGTCTGATCAAAGTGGTTGGTGactcaataaaataattagtgTTTTATGAGAAATGATAAGACAAAGTTGTTTCACTGCCAAGACTACTTCCTGATGCGAACCGCTTTATGGGGATTTCACATGGCTGATCTGGCAGCACGTCACTGTTGGGTCTATATTTGGGAAGGGGAGGCGTCCTGGCTTCAATCCAGAGGGAGTGCATGCAGGGTTAGGGTGTAGTCACCAACAACCCCCCTCTCTCCCACAGTGGTAGCATCATTCAGTTTGGCCCCGGGAAATTCAGCCACACCGAGCAGATACAGCTGCTGTATTTTACAGTACAAGACTCAGTTTCCTTTAGTCAGTCATAACTGATTGAACTCAACCACCATGGCATTTTAGAGGGTTAAAAACacagctttgtttctttgttcctCCTAGGCTGTACATATGGATCAGTGTGGGCCGTGCCTGAAGAGAAGAAGGCACGACAGCGAACAATCTGTCTCCAGTGGAACCAGCAGCTGTTCTTCTGCTTTGGAGTACACCGATCTGGAGGCGGCTGAAGCTCTGGTGTGTATGAGCTCCTGGGGTCAACCTGTGTTCCTCGGTGGCGGCGGCGGCAACAAGCTGAACACCTGCAAGCCCCGGCCCCTCACTCCGGCTTCTGATTCCTGCGACTCCCTCCTGCCGCTGGAGCTCCAGGAGTCCCCAAGGGACTTTGTGTCCCTCTCCTCTCTGGTAAGAGCTGGTCAAACAGTGCGATGCAAACCCATAAAATCACACTTCAGCTACATCAGTTATGCACCTGGATATCTTATGTGATACTTACAGTGTTGCAAAAAAGTACAAAGTTCCttgatttttggtttttgtcatGCCTAAGCAACTTGAAAAAGTACAAGAAACActttacaaacatattttatttataaagttcaAGAAAAAAGATTAGAATAGGGGTGggcaatatggacttaaagttttattgcaatattttgtggtactattttGATATTGATAAAAGTGACAGTAAGAACTATTTATAACTTCTTTTTGAGGTAATTGTATGGCAATCAAAgacccacaaacacaaatactgctgtTGAAAAGCATTCCAATTTGTAATACTCTTCTTTAGGacaaaaaagtgtgatttgtacttttcaaatgtattggTATTCATTGATGCTCGCATTTAACAAGCAGTAGAGAAACTGACAAtagtttaggtttttttaaacatcattaattggaatttattgcaaaaaccataaatctaaattcttatcataataaaaatgtatcacaataaatgagaaacaatacaataaatgcaCAGTCCTATTTTCAAGCCATCCAGGGAAAATTTTCATGAAGTGAAAACTCTAGAAACACTTACATTGGACCTGCCTGACAGCAGTAAATTGGCTACAAAATCTCTGTTCTTTCCACATTTTGGGACTCCAGTTAATGAtggtgatggaaaaaaatactgtgcagTGGTGAACTCTCCCAGAAATGGTCGGCCTACCAAAATTACGACTCATCCAGGGTAGTACTCATGATTTAATAACTAAATTAAACCCATGGGAGAGTTCTAAGAACACAAAGGCTCTCTTACGTTTTTGCAGAAAACTTcttttttgggaaaatattctgtgcaATGCCAGGTGGAAGGTGAAAACTAGATCTGTTGTTTGGAAAATCATCATGCATACTCTGGATGCACCACATGGTATTGGCAGTATGATATATTGGGCTGTTTTGTTGCTTCATGACTGTGAAACTATAAATTCTCATCCAAACTTGGATTAAGCACCAAGAAAATGACCCAACAAGTCCACGTCTGAGTggttaaaaagaataaaaatctaaatagtcTCCTTTAATTGGTGTGGCATTAGCTTAAATAGGGTCTTCAAACTCTAAACACCTTTAGTTTGGCTATCTTTGTCTGATAGTCCAGCGAAACCAATTGTATTATGTTTCTGTGAAGTGTTTTTATAGCATTATCCTTCCTCATTTCTTTCCAGTGCATGACACCTCCCCACAGCCCCAGCTTTGTTGAGACCTCTTCAAGCGGCACGGTCCAGTCTTCCCCGACACCCACCGTGTCCACGGCATTCTCTGGACCTGAGCTCCATCAACCCAAGCTGGCCCACACTCCTGAAAGGACCCTGTCCCTGCCTGCTCCGCCGCACCCCTGCAGAGCCATGGCGACCAGCGTCATCAGGCACACTGCGGACAGAGACCTGTGCCAGCAGCGCCACATTCCAGTCACCTCCATTTCACAGAAAACTGTGAGCACAGTGACTGCAACAGGAACAATAGTGTGCATGCAGCAGCAACAGGAATGCATCACAAACACACCTCAggctcctcctgcagcagcaacaacacagCACCCTATCAGTCCCTCTAAACCTTCCTTGGACATTGTCTCCACCTCCACAGTCAACACCCAACCACAAAACCCACCCACAGGCCCCCCACCCATCCTCTCTCCTACTTCAGTGACCAGTCCACAAATCATCTGCCAGATGTTTCCCATCTGCAGCCAATCGGGAAT from Xiphophorus hellerii strain 12219 chromosome 19, Xiphophorus_hellerii-4.1, whole genome shotgun sequence encodes:
- the LOC116709415 gene encoding Krueppel-like factor 11, giving the protein MDLQEAVHMDQCGPCLKRRRHDSEQSVSSGTSSCSSALEYTDLEAAEALVCMSSWGQPVFLGGGGGNKLNTCKPRPLTPASDSCDSLLPLELQESPRDFVSLSSLCMTPPHSPSFVETSSSGTVQSSPTPTVSTAFSGPELHQPKLAHTPERTLSLPAPPHPCRAMATSVIRHTADRDLCQQRHIPVTSISQKTVSTVTATGTIVCMQQQQECITNTPQAPPAAATTQHPISPSKPSLDIVSTSTVNTQPQNPPTGPPPILSPTSVTSPQIICQMFPICSQSGIISAFIPSPGQTSSTGIRTATTPILPHPTSANSPSLQQPLIVGSAVPQATVMLVLPHSSVPQAPQGQQTVMTLGNTKLLPLAPAPLYMPTGPCSNTAATKIDFSRRRNYICSFTGCRKTYFKSSHLKAHLRTHTGEKPFSCSWDGCDKRFARSDELSRHRRTHTGEKKFVCPVCDRRFMRSDHLTKHARRHMTTKKIPSWQADVRNLSKMAADKTPPSKAAIGMLSMLVPASSK